The following proteins are encoded in a genomic region of Opitutaceae bacterium:
- a CDS encoding multiubiquitin domain-containing protein, with protein sequence MKPEKKLVTIIVEGTPHEWPKEEITYEQVVTLEVPDYAQHPEINYSVKYKRGQGNKPEGILLKGESVKVKEGMVFSVSETGQS encoded by the coding sequence ATGAAACCGGAAAAGAAACTCGTCACGATCATCGTCGAGGGCACTCCGCACGAGTGGCCCAAAGAAGAAATCACCTATGAGCAGGTCGTCACCTTGGAGGTGCCTGACTATGCTCAGCATCCCGAAATCAACTATTCGGTGAAGTATAAACGCGGTCAGGGCAACAAGCCCGAAGGCATCCTACTCAAGGGTGAATCCGTGAAAGTCAAAGAAGGGATGGTTTTCAGTGTTTCAGAAACTGGTCAGTCGTAA
- a CDS encoding type ISP restriction/modification enzyme — translation MSNPTPVAKSSFSMSAPVSPLSALLNHFRQAAQTEREKGTYFEELIVTYLRTEPVYADLYQKIWKYADWAKERGIDARDTGIDLVAQTRGTDEFHAIQCKFYDEGYRVRKEDIDSFFTASGQKPFTHRIIVSTTNDWTENADLALFDQNPPVTKLDLYDLENSQIDWSRYQSAKAPVLKQKKTTRPHQKRAISDVLAGLSKGERGKLIMACGTGKTFTSLKVAEEIAGTGGRVLFLVPSLSLLSQSLTEWTQESQIPLHSFAVCSDSEVGKKRKRDEDTVTTFAHELRYPATTDPKRLAVEFLKRQDKAHLNVVFSTYHSIEVVAEAQKHGLPEFDLIVCDEAHRTTGATFEGEEESSFVKVHDAAFLRSKKRLYMTATPRIYGDSAKATAEKENAEICSMDDAEKFGDQLHVITFSEAVQLDLLCDYKVIVLTISADHVSERLQNLLKDENNQLKVDDAARIVGCWKALAKQGLQDANDADPMRRAVAFCQVIDRIPGAKHHRVSSKEIAAMFAEVVKAYREKEPEAQASKLLCEARHVDGSMGASLKEERLAWLKSEPPAETCRILSNVRCLSEGVDVPALDAVLFLTPRNSQVDVVQSVGRVMRKDPAGKKKRGYVILPVVIPAGMDEADALNDNKVYKVVWEVLQALRSHDDQFDAFINKLDLVGKDTRKMEVISITGKIERKAKTTSKGGAKNKTGVGQHTVGEPEQAPYGKQAQLQFNVGELEKALYARVVKKCGNRSYWDEWAKDIAQIAQTHIARITQIVSNPENVKEAKAFSDFANELRDDLNDSITDAEVIEMLAQHLITKPVFDALFSDYSFASNNPVSLAMQHVLDVLQEHRLEKEAGTLDKFYASVKMRADGIDNAAGKQKIVVELYDKFFRNAFPRMTERLGIVYTPVEVVDFIIRSVNDLLKDEFDVTLGTEGVHIIDPFTGTGTFVTRLLQSGLIPLDRLPHKYTHEIHANEIVLLAYYIAAINIEAVYHSLVGGKYQPFEGICLTDTFQLYEKGDLISNLLVNNSARRKRQKALDIRVIVGNPPYSVGQTNANDNNQNVSYPDLDNRITETYAARSEAALSKGLYDSYVRAIRWASDRIGSSGVIGFVTNASFLEVGTTDGLRKCLADEFSSIYIIHLRGNQRTAGELSRKEGGKIFGSGSRTPVAITFLVKNPNAKHGGRILLHDIGDYLSREEKLAKVDEFKSVLGVSSAGAWRSVVPNEDGDWLKQRDESFVQYIVLGDKKGDGPKVFDNFSLGVVTNRDAWCYNASKTVVAKNVERMIAFYNSEVDRFESAYAELDKKAREAKVDGFVNNDQTKIKWTVNLKEELLRGRRLVFDPSCLTKSLYRPFGKQWLYFNRQLNERVLQMPRIFPDNESQNLVIGFSATESRSAFSALISDRITSLHAVDMVGSQYFPLYLYEKNEGTPEGEFFANANPNEAGKYNRRDGISDAGLAHFQAAYPEKGQGDGISKEDIFYYIYGLLHSSDYRSRFADNIGKEIPRIPAVKAFADFRAFSQAGRDLARLHLNYETEKPHPVTIDSGKYRPSALTPDHYRVKKMRFASKADKSVVIYNEHITIKEIPLKAYEYVVNGKPALEWVMERQAVMEDKESGIVNDANLWGIETMENPRYPLELFQRVITVSLETLNIIEKLPALDI, via the coding sequence TTGTCGAACCCAACCCCGGTCGCTAAATCCTCCTTCTCCATGTCTGCGCCAGTTTCTCCTCTTTCGGCTCTCCTCAATCACTTTCGGCAGGCTGCCCAAACCGAACGCGAAAAAGGCACCTACTTCGAAGAGCTGATTGTCACCTACCTCCGCACGGAGCCAGTTTATGCCGATCTCTACCAGAAAATCTGGAAGTATGCGGACTGGGCAAAGGAACGCGGGATTGACGCTCGCGACACGGGGATCGACTTGGTCGCTCAGACGCGCGGCACGGACGAGTTTCACGCCATCCAATGCAAGTTTTACGACGAGGGTTACCGCGTTCGGAAGGAAGACATCGATTCCTTTTTCACGGCATCAGGACAGAAGCCGTTCACGCATCGTATTATCGTTTCAACCACGAACGACTGGACGGAGAACGCTGATCTAGCCCTTTTCGACCAAAACCCGCCGGTCACCAAGCTCGATCTTTACGACCTGGAGAACAGTCAGATCGACTGGTCGCGCTATCAGTCAGCCAAGGCGCCAGTTCTAAAGCAGAAGAAGACGACTCGCCCGCACCAGAAGCGTGCGATCAGCGATGTCCTGGCCGGGCTCTCCAAGGGTGAGCGCGGCAAGCTTATCATGGCCTGTGGCACTGGAAAGACCTTCACGAGTTTGAAGGTCGCCGAGGAAATCGCAGGAACCGGTGGCCGTGTTCTTTTTCTCGTCCCCTCGCTCTCCCTTCTCTCGCAATCCCTCACGGAGTGGACGCAGGAGAGCCAGATCCCACTCCACAGTTTCGCGGTTTGCTCGGATTCGGAAGTCGGGAAAAAGCGCAAACGCGACGAAGACACCGTTACCACCTTCGCTCACGAGTTACGCTATCCCGCCACGACGGACCCCAAGCGCCTCGCCGTTGAGTTCTTGAAACGTCAGGACAAGGCCCATCTCAACGTAGTGTTCTCAACCTACCACTCGATTGAAGTGGTGGCTGAAGCCCAAAAGCACGGCCTGCCGGAATTCGATCTCATCGTTTGCGACGAAGCCCACCGCACGACGGGTGCAACTTTCGAAGGGGAAGAGGAGAGCAGTTTCGTGAAGGTTCACGACGCCGCATTCCTAAGGTCCAAGAAGCGCCTCTATATGACGGCCACTCCCCGCATCTACGGGGATTCGGCCAAAGCTACGGCCGAAAAAGAGAACGCGGAGATCTGCTCGATGGATGATGCCGAAAAATTCGGCGATCAGCTCCATGTCATCACTTTTTCCGAAGCGGTGCAGCTTGATCTGCTCTGCGACTACAAGGTCATCGTTCTTACCATCAGTGCAGACCATGTCAGCGAACGTCTACAAAACCTGCTGAAGGACGAAAACAACCAGCTCAAAGTTGACGATGCTGCGCGTATCGTCGGTTGCTGGAAGGCTCTTGCAAAGCAAGGCCTCCAGGATGCCAACGATGCCGATCCGATGCGTCGGGCCGTCGCTTTCTGCCAAGTGATCGATCGCATTCCCGGGGCGAAGCACCACCGCGTCAGCTCGAAGGAGATCGCAGCCATGTTTGCGGAGGTCGTGAAGGCCTACCGGGAAAAGGAGCCCGAGGCGCAGGCCAGCAAATTGCTTTGTGAGGCGCGCCACGTCGACGGTTCCATGGGGGCGTCGCTCAAAGAGGAGCGGCTGGCTTGGCTGAAGTCTGAACCGCCAGCGGAGACCTGCCGCATACTGAGCAACGTCCGCTGCCTTTCTGAGGGCGTGGACGTTCCCGCTCTCGATGCCGTGCTATTCCTGACACCCCGCAATTCTCAGGTGGACGTGGTTCAGTCTGTGGGGCGTGTGATGCGAAAGGACCCAGCCGGTAAGAAAAAGCGCGGCTATGTCATCCTGCCTGTCGTCATCCCGGCCGGCATGGATGAGGCTGATGCGTTGAACGACAATAAAGTTTACAAGGTCGTGTGGGAAGTCCTGCAGGCTTTGCGTTCTCACGATGACCAGTTTGACGCGTTCATTAACAAACTGGATCTCGTCGGTAAAGACACGCGCAAGATGGAGGTAATCTCCATCACCGGCAAAATTGAGCGGAAGGCCAAAACCACTTCCAAGGGCGGCGCAAAAAACAAGACCGGTGTCGGGCAGCACACTGTCGGCGAGCCGGAGCAGGCCCCCTACGGGAAGCAGGCTCAACTTCAGTTCAATGTCGGCGAACTTGAGAAGGCTCTCTACGCCCGCGTAGTCAAAAAGTGCGGCAACCGCAGCTACTGGGATGAGTGGGCCAAGGACATTGCGCAGATTGCGCAGACTCACATCGCACGCATAACCCAGATCGTCTCCAATCCGGAAAACGTTAAGGAGGCAAAGGCGTTCAGCGACTTCGCCAACGAACTCCGTGATGACCTGAACGACTCAATCACGGACGCGGAGGTGATTGAGATGCTCGCGCAGCACCTGATTACGAAGCCGGTTTTCGATGCTCTTTTCAGCGATTATAGCTTTGCGAGTAACAACCCCGTTTCGCTCGCGATGCAGCATGTTCTCGACGTGCTGCAAGAACACCGTCTGGAGAAGGAGGCGGGGACGCTGGATAAATTCTATGCCAGCGTGAAGATGCGGGCTGACGGCATCGATAATGCGGCGGGCAAGCAGAAGATCGTCGTGGAGCTTTACGACAAATTCTTCCGCAACGCCTTTCCCCGTATGACCGAGCGCCTAGGCATCGTTTACACTCCGGTCGAGGTCGTGGATTTTATCATCCGTAGCGTGAACGATCTGCTCAAAGACGAGTTTGATGTCACACTGGGAACGGAAGGCGTTCATATCATCGATCCGTTCACAGGCACAGGGACATTTGTCACCCGCTTACTGCAAAGTGGCCTGATTCCGCTCGATAGGCTCCCCCACAAATACACGCACGAGATTCACGCCAACGAAATCGTGCTCCTCGCCTACTACATCGCCGCAATTAATATTGAGGCGGTCTATCACAGTTTGGTTGGCGGGAAGTATCAGCCCTTTGAGGGTATCTGCCTTACCGACACATTCCAGCTCTACGAAAAAGGTGACCTTATCAGCAATCTGCTTGTCAACAACAGTGCCCGCCGCAAGCGCCAGAAGGCGCTGGATATTCGCGTGATTGTCGGCAACCCACCATACTCGGTGGGCCAGACCAACGCCAACGACAACAACCAGAACGTTTCCTACCCTGACCTGGATAACCGCATCACTGAGACCTATGCGGCTCGGTCGGAAGCAGCCCTCTCCAAGGGACTTTACGACAGCTACGTGCGCGCGATCCGCTGGGCTAGCGACCGTATCGGGAGTAGTGGTGTCATTGGTTTTGTAACTAATGCCAGCTTCCTCGAGGTCGGCACGACAGACGGCCTCCGCAAATGCCTCGCTGATGAATTCAGTAGCATTTACATCATCCACCTTCGGGGAAACCAGCGAACAGCCGGGGAGCTTTCTCGTAAGGAAGGCGGGAAAATTTTCGGCAGTGGGAGCCGGACTCCTGTTGCTATCACTTTTTTGGTGAAAAATCCCAACGCCAAGCACGGCGGTCGCATTTTGCTGCACGATATCGGTGACTACCTGAGTCGCGAGGAAAAGCTCGCGAAGGTTGATGAGTTCAAGAGCGTTTTGGGCGTCAGCAGTGCCGGCGCTTGGCGGTCAGTTGTTCCGAACGAAGACGGTGACTGGCTGAAACAACGCGATGAGAGTTTCGTGCAATACATCGTGCTGGGAGACAAGAAAGGCGACGGCCCGAAGGTTTTCGACAATTTCTCCCTAGGAGTCGTCACCAACCGGGACGCGTGGTGTTACAACGCCTCGAAAACGGTGGTGGCCAAAAACGTCGAGAGGATGATCGCTTTCTACAACAGCGAAGTGGATCGCTTTGAGAGCGCGTATGCAGAGCTGGATAAAAAAGCACGGGAGGCCAAGGTCGATGGCTTCGTCAATAACGACCAGACCAAGATCAAGTGGACGGTAAACTTGAAGGAAGAGCTCTTGCGGGGACGGCGTTTGGTTTTCGATCCATCCTGTCTGACGAAGTCCCTCTATCGACCGTTCGGCAAACAATGGCTGTATTTCAACCGGCAATTGAATGAGAGGGTGCTTCAAATGCCGCGGATATTTCCAGATAATGAGTCACAGAATCTGGTCATAGGTTTTTCAGCCACCGAATCCAGAAGTGCGTTCTCGGCATTGATTAGCGACCGAATCACCAGTCTTCATGCGGTCGATATGGTCGGGTCACAGTATTTCCCGCTTTATCTCTACGAGAAAAATGAGGGGACGCCGGAGGGAGAGTTTTTTGCCAACGCAAATCCAAACGAGGCCGGGAAATACAACCGACGCGACGGTATAAGTGATGCTGGACTGGCGCATTTCCAAGCAGCCTACCCTGAGAAGGGTCAAGGTGACGGGATCAGCAAAGAGGATATTTTCTACTATATCTACGGATTGCTGCACTCTTCGGACTACCGGAGTCGCTTCGCGGATAACATTGGCAAAGAAATTCCTCGGATTCCTGCGGTCAAAGCCTTCGCGGACTTCCGCGCATTCTCACAAGCCGGACGTGACCTCGCCCGTCTTCACCTTAACTACGAAACGGAAAAACCGCACCCGGTCACCATCGACTCAGGCAAGTATCGCCCCTCCGCGCTGACGCCGGATCATTACCGGGTGAAGAAGATGCGGTTCGCATCCAAAGCGGACAAGAGCGTCGTGATCTACAATGAGCATATCA
- a CDS encoding metal-dependent hydrolase, producing the protein MPRYAEHAVLGSGAGVLFSLVVQDARQAAVPVAMDPVHTGVCAVAGFLGSCVPDRLEPASRLVGPNHRGAFHSLWVLALSVKGAHYFATLKTDSEVERWIADIAGAFCAGVSSHLIADLFTSQGLNFADKGF; encoded by the coding sequence ATGCCACGATACGCAGAACATGCAGTGCTGGGGTCTGGAGCAGGAGTGCTCTTCAGTCTCGTCGTCCAGGACGCGCGTCAAGCGGCGGTGCCTGTGGCGATGGATCCCGTCCACACTGGTGTCTGTGCCGTTGCGGGATTTCTCGGCAGCTGCGTTCCGGATAGGCTGGAGCCAGCAAGCCGCCTGGTTGGCCCAAATCATCGGGGGGCGTTTCACTCCCTGTGGGTTTTAGCGCTGTCGGTAAAAGGGGCGCATTACTTCGCGACGCTCAAGACCGACAGCGAAGTCGAGCGCTGGATCGCGGATATTGCCGGTGCTTTCTGCGCTGGGGTTAGTTCTCACCTCATTGCGGACCTATTTACCAGTCAGGGACTCAATTTTGCTGATAAAGGATTCTAA
- a CDS encoding WYL domain-containing protein, producing the protein MSDDNPMAEHSQNQRERLNYLEFRLYFTGQISRADLIQRFGISEAAATRDLAIYRDEAAENLEFDTGTKIYRISKSFALSYLKNIDSKQLLRALVHGIGNDFGTEPESLVPCELPSRLQAPSADVLASVSRAICQKAVLRIEYLSDSGNHGPREIVPFSFVGTGLKWLVRAYCRRKGIFCDFVVNRIKHAEVVWDAKPLPAEDKENDDEWNRMLKLELIPHPKASPEKKAMIAQEFQMSDGVYVLRVRAALAGYVLRLWSVDCSPTQSEKLFPLCLRNLMALHDVDNALLAPGYERPASA; encoded by the coding sequence ATGAGTGATGATAACCCCATGGCTGAACATTCCCAAAATCAAAGAGAACGCCTTAACTATCTGGAGTTTAGGTTATATTTTACCGGACAAATCTCTCGGGCAGATTTGATCCAGCGCTTCGGTATCAGTGAGGCGGCCGCGACCCGCGACTTGGCGATTTACCGTGATGAAGCGGCCGAAAACCTTGAGTTCGATACGGGCACGAAAATCTACCGGATCTCTAAATCGTTCGCTCTTAGCTATCTAAAAAACATAGATTCTAAGCAACTTCTACGAGCGTTGGTCCATGGGATTGGAAACGACTTTGGCACGGAACCGGAATCACTCGTGCCATGCGAATTGCCCAGTCGGCTACAGGCACCCTCAGCCGACGTCCTGGCCTCAGTCTCGCGTGCCATCTGCCAGAAAGCCGTCCTTCGAATCGAATACTTGTCGGATAGCGGTAATCATGGGCCGCGAGAAATCGTTCCGTTTAGCTTTGTAGGAACAGGATTGAAGTGGCTGGTGCGGGCGTACTGCCGGCGAAAAGGAATCTTTTGCGACTTCGTCGTAAATCGAATTAAGCACGCCGAAGTCGTGTGGGATGCGAAGCCGCTCCCCGCCGAAGATAAGGAGAACGACGATGAGTGGAACCGGATGCTCAAGTTGGAGTTGATTCCGCATCCCAAGGCGTCTCCGGAAAAGAAGGCCATGATTGCGCAGGAATTCCAGATGTCTGACGGCGTGTATGTCCTCAGGGTGCGCGCGGCGCTTGCCGGTTACGTTCTTCGTCTCTGGAGCGTTGATTGTTCGCCGACGCAGAGCGAAAAACTGTTTCCTCTCTGCTTGCGGAATCTAATGGCGCTTCACGACGTGGATAACGCCTTGCTCGCACCTGGATATGAGCGACCGGCATCGGCTTGA